A portion of the Bacillus sp. es.034 genome contains these proteins:
- a CDS encoding 6-phospho-beta-glucosidase, whose translation MRKGIKIVTIGGGSSYTPEFVEGLIKRYDELPVSELWLVDIAEGREKLSIVGNLAKRMVDKAGVPMEIHLTLDRIEALSGADFVTTQMRVGQLKARIQDERLPIKYGMIGQETNGAGGLFKGMRTIPVLLEISKEMQEMCPDAWLINFTNPAGMVTEAMLRYGSHPKVVGVCNLPINTRMTLARLLGVEVERLHIDFAGLNHMVYGLDVLVDGESVLGEVLDLMSDPERQVSMRNIAPLPWEPEFIRSLGVIPCPYHRYYYKTGDILEKQLEEFQSGTTRAEVVQKLETELFELYKDESLAVKPPQLEERGGAYYSDAACNLISSIYNDSGDIQTLNVRNDGAISDLPRESAVEVNCVVTKGGPKPIAIGGLPVSVSGLVQQIKSFERVAAEASVTGSYEKALLAMTINPLVTSDVKAKQLLDEMLEVHKEYLPQFGGRVTHN comes from the coding sequence ATGAGAAAAGGAATCAAGATCGTCACGATCGGCGGGGGCTCGAGCTATACCCCTGAGTTTGTAGAAGGATTGATCAAACGGTATGATGAGCTTCCGGTGAGTGAGCTGTGGCTTGTGGATATCGCAGAGGGAAGAGAGAAGCTGAGTATTGTCGGGAATTTAGCGAAGAGAATGGTGGATAAGGCAGGGGTCCCGATGGAGATCCATCTGACACTGGACAGGATAGAGGCGTTGAGTGGAGCTGACTTTGTCACCACCCAGATGCGGGTCGGGCAGCTGAAAGCCCGGATTCAGGACGAGCGTCTGCCGATCAAATACGGCATGATCGGTCAGGAAACGAATGGGGCCGGGGGACTTTTTAAGGGAATGAGGACGATCCCTGTCCTTTTGGAAATCTCGAAGGAAATGCAGGAAATGTGCCCCGATGCCTGGCTGATCAATTTCACGAACCCTGCTGGCATGGTGACAGAAGCAATGCTTCGCTATGGGTCTCATCCGAAGGTCGTGGGCGTTTGCAATCTTCCCATCAATACGAGGATGACGTTAGCAAGGCTCCTCGGCGTCGAGGTGGAACGCCTGCATATCGATTTTGCCGGACTCAATCATATGGTCTATGGATTGGACGTGCTGGTGGACGGGGAATCTGTATTGGGGGAAGTACTCGACCTCATGAGCGATCCCGAGAGGCAGGTGAGTATGAGAAATATCGCGCCCCTGCCGTGGGAACCGGAATTCATCAGGAGTCTGGGAGTCATCCCTTGTCCATATCACCGTTATTACTACAAAACGGGTGATATTTTAGAAAAGCAGCTTGAGGAATTCCAGTCGGGTACGACTCGTGCGGAGGTTGTTCAGAAATTGGAAACCGAGCTGTTCGAATTGTATAAGGATGAGAGTTTAGCGGTTAAGCCTCCGCAGCTTGAAGAGCGGGGAGGAGCCTATTACAGTGATGCAGCATGCAATCTCATATCGTCCATCTATAATGATAGCGGGGATATCCAGACTTTGAATGTGCGCAATGATGGAGCAATCAGTGATTTGCCAAGGGAGTCTGCCGTGGAAGTGAACTGTGTCGTGACGAAAGGGGGACCTAAGCCGATTGCCATCGGGGGACTCCCCGTTTCGGTCAGTGGACTTGTGCAACAGATCAAATCCTTTGAGCGGGTGGCGGCAGAAGCATCCGTAACCGGTTCCTATGAAAAAGCACTGCTTGCCATGACCATCAATCCGTTGGTGACGAGTGATGTGAAAGCGAAACAGCTATTGGATGAAATGCTTGAGGTCCATAAAGAGTATTTGCCTCAGTTTGGTGGGCGGGTGACCCATAACTGA
- a CDS encoding PTS sugar transporter subunit IIB, whose protein sequence is MKVLFVCSGGMSSAIVVNALKKEGTKEGIEMEVHAIGTGEVSEEISKGWDVCMVAPQIRHRFDQVKKAADEANVPCGPIPPQAYTPLGGPTLLKTVKELTN, encoded by the coding sequence ATGAAAGTATTATTCGTATGCTCTGGAGGGATGTCCAGTGCGATCGTCGTCAATGCCCTGAAAAAAGAAGGAACAAAAGAGGGGATTGAAATGGAAGTCCATGCAATCGGAACTGGGGAAGTATCCGAGGAAATCTCTAAGGGATGGGATGTATGTATGGTAGCACCTCAGATCAGACACCGATTTGATCAAGTGAAGAAAGCCGCCGATGAGGCCAATGTTCCATGCGGGCCGATTCCGCCACAGGCGTACACGCCGCTTGGTGGGCCGACTTTACTGAAAACAGTAAAGGAATTAACAAACTAA
- a CDS encoding PTS sugar transporter subunit IIC yields MQTFVNFLENNLSGPMARLSEQRHLQAIRDGVISALPFIIVGSFFLILAFPPLPDAWIFGDIKQWAADNIVEILIPYRLTMFIMSLYVAFGIGYNLSKSYKLDPLSGAQISVAALLLTITPKVMDGEGWVLPMTNLGGQGLFVSMVVSILAVEILRFCKTKNITIKMPEQVPASVSRSFEALIPVAIVILLISSVTVLAGVDLHKLVGVAVAPLVTAGDSIFGVLVPVFLIDFFWSFGIHGVSVVGTVARPLWEVFLVNNADAVASGQAIPHIAPETFYQWFIWIGGSGATLGLVLAMVFFSRSKYLKALGKTCLVPGLFNINEPVIFGAPIVLNPILIIPFITVPLITATLSYVATTVGLVSPTYIMPPWTLPAPIGAYLATGGDWRAIVMVLINVGISFAIYFPFLKMYDRKMLKMEESEQQAA; encoded by the coding sequence ATGCAAACGTTTGTGAACTTTCTGGAGAATAACTTGTCAGGTCCAATGGCCAGACTCTCTGAACAAAGGCATTTGCAAGCAATCCGGGATGGAGTTATTTCAGCACTGCCATTTATTATCGTCGGTTCATTCTTTTTGATCTTAGCGTTTCCGCCACTGCCTGATGCATGGATATTCGGTGACATCAAACAGTGGGCAGCAGACAATATTGTCGAGATCCTGATTCCGTACCGTCTGACCATGTTCATCATGTCGCTCTATGTCGCCTTCGGAATCGGATACAATCTCTCGAAAAGCTATAAACTGGATCCTTTATCCGGGGCACAGATCTCAGTCGCAGCACTTCTATTGACCATCACACCGAAAGTAATGGACGGAGAAGGCTGGGTCCTTCCAATGACCAATCTCGGTGGGCAGGGATTATTCGTTTCCATGGTCGTCTCGATTCTGGCAGTTGAAATCCTGCGCTTCTGTAAGACGAAGAACATCACGATCAAAATGCCTGAGCAAGTTCCGGCATCCGTTTCACGAAGCTTTGAAGCACTTATACCTGTAGCAATCGTAATTTTATTGATATCATCCGTGACGGTCTTAGCAGGGGTAGATCTGCATAAGTTGGTCGGTGTCGCCGTTGCTCCACTGGTTACAGCAGGTGACAGCATATTCGGAGTATTGGTTCCGGTATTCCTGATCGATTTCTTCTGGTCATTCGGGATCCACGGCGTATCCGTTGTAGGGACCGTCGCCCGTCCACTGTGGGAAGTATTCCTTGTGAACAACGCTGATGCGGTTGCAAGTGGGCAAGCGATCCCGCATATTGCGCCTGAGACGTTCTACCAATGGTTCATCTGGATCGGTGGATCAGGAGCCACGCTTGGATTGGTCCTTGCGATGGTGTTCTTCTCCCGCTCAAAATATTTAAAAGCATTAGGGAAAACATGTCTGGTACCGGGCCTTTTCAATATTAATGAGCCTGTCATATTCGGTGCTCCAATCGTATTGAACCCAATCTTGATCATCCCATTCATCACGGTACCTTTGATCACAGCGACTCTTTCGTATGTGGCCACCACTGTCGGTTTGGTATCACCAACCTACATCATGCCGCCATGGACGCTGCCTGCACCAATCGGAGCGTACCTTGCAACGGGTGGTGACTGGAGAGCGATCGTCATGGTTCTGATCAATGTCGGAATCTCATTTGCTATCTACTTCCCATTCTTGAAAATGTATGACAGGAAAATGTTGAAGATGGAAGAGAGCGAACAACAAGCGGCATAG